The Methylomarinum vadi genome has a window encoding:
- a CDS encoding exosortase system-associated protein, TIGR04073 family yields the protein MKQNKRSYISIALACLLMAMSSATLADEQESYGDTVGRKALNGFANLTTSALEIPKNIINTTNQSNVAYGFIGGGAKGILNTVGRMMVGLTDLITAPLPTKPYIYPFYVWDDFDVDTSYGQVFRLKGDPDLQPYQTKDSSYQMQR from the coding sequence ATGAAACAAAACAAGCGATCATATATTTCCATTGCCCTAGCCTGCCTGTTGATGGCGATGTCATCCGCAACACTGGCGGACGAACAGGAAAGTTACGGCGATACCGTAGGGCGCAAGGCATTGAACGGTTTCGCCAATCTGACCACCTCCGCATTGGAAATTCCCAAAAACATCATTAATACGACCAATCAAAGCAACGTGGCCTATGGTTTTATCGGTGGTGGCGCCAAAGGTATTCTCAATACGGTGGGCAGAATGATGGTAGGGTTGACCGACTTGATCACCGCGCCGCTGCCTACAAAACCTTACATTTATCCGTTTTATGTCTGGGACGACTTCGATGTCGACACATCTTACGGCCAGGTTTTCCGTCTGAAGGGCGACCCTGACCTCCAACCCTATCAAACAAAAGATTCCAGCTATCAAATGCAAAGATAG
- a CDS encoding response regulator transcription factor, whose product MASILIYSKNHQLFAKYAKVLADDHHVNQTQELKSNCMADVIIVDTDLLDNTNQVFDFMQEHPAYFLMTGSHWPEEKQIDAILHAAAGYFDLSDPEKMLHKAIHHILQGDIWVHRHLVPKVIRSLIPSKPSEDSSKNEHPSAELLKTLSNREMDVANMISSGESNKQIAHSLNISERTVKAHLTSIFRKLNVPDRLHLAILLKENS is encoded by the coding sequence GTGGCGAGTATTTTAATCTATTCAAAAAACCATCAATTATTTGCCAAATACGCCAAGGTTCTCGCCGATGATCATCATGTCAATCAAACCCAGGAACTGAAATCGAATTGCATGGCCGATGTCATCATCGTGGATACCGATTTGCTCGATAATACCAATCAAGTATTCGACTTTATGCAAGAGCACCCCGCCTATTTTCTCATGACCGGCTCGCACTGGCCCGAGGAAAAACAGATCGACGCCATACTTCATGCGGCAGCCGGTTACTTTGACTTGAGCGATCCAGAAAAAATGCTGCATAAGGCAATTCATCATATTTTGCAAGGCGACATCTGGGTGCATCGCCATTTGGTTCCCAAGGTGATCCGCTCGTTGATCCCCAGCAAACCCAGCGAAGACTCCTCGAAAAATGAACACCCATCGGCGGAGCTTCTGAAAACTCTCTCCAACCGGGAAATGGACGTCGCCAACATGATCAGTTCCGGGGAAAGCAACAAACAAATTGCCCACTCCCTCAACATTTCCGAACGAACCGTCAAGGCCCACTTGACCTCGATCTTTCGAAAACTGAACGTACCCGACCGCCTCCACCTGGCCATTTTGTTGAAAGAAAACTCCTGA
- a CDS encoding response regulator transcription factor encodes MIPVYIFDSDDEIRSAAAFELAAAVVCDNEIQLLNAMEEGGGAIILLNYAVRQQGTAQFIKVLKKANFDAEIVVIGQCQSDEELIDCIMAGANGYQNIETLGRYVEKMLRVIETGEAWISRRMVARLLEHWRQSA; translated from the coding sequence ATGATCCCCGTATATATTTTTGACAGCGATGACGAAATACGTTCGGCTGCGGCTTTCGAGCTAGCAGCGGCGGTCGTCTGCGATAACGAAATTCAGCTGTTGAATGCAATGGAAGAGGGTGGTGGTGCCATCATTTTGTTGAATTATGCCGTACGCCAGCAGGGAACGGCGCAATTCATCAAGGTGTTGAAAAAAGCCAATTTCGATGCCGAAATCGTCGTGATAGGCCAGTGTCAATCGGACGAGGAACTCATTGATTGCATTATGGCCGGCGCCAATGGTTATCAGAATATCGAGACGCTAGGCCGTTATGTCGAAAAAATGCTGCGCGTGATCGAAACCGGAGAAGCCTGGATATCCAGAAGGATGGTAGCGAGGCTGCTCGAACACTGGCGACAGTCGGCCTAA
- a CDS encoding Tex family protein has protein sequence MDVIQRIAEELSVSTKQVNAAVTLLDEGSTVPFIARYRKEVTGGLDDSQLRLLQERLIYLRELNDRRETILNSIRSQGKLTEDLERAILTADSKTLLEDLYLPYKPKRRTKAQIAREAGLEPLADALLEDRSLIPEQAAEAYIDENKGVADVAAALDGARQIIMERISEDAELLQELRERIWSNGILHATVVKDKEAEAAKFRDYFDYQEAIDKIPSHRALALFRGRNEDLLSLTLKPAAEDQEEHQRCAQLVARHINVGDTGRPADAWLAETARFAWKIKLFTRIDLDLKLRLREAAELEAIRVFASNLRDLLLAAPAGPKATLGLDPGIRTGVKVAVVDPTGKLLATDTIYPHAPKNQWDQSIATLAKLIAQHQVELVSIGNGTGSRETDQLVADLMKLHKELKFSKIMVSEAGASVYSASEQAAREFPDLDVSLRGAVSIARRLQDPLAELVKIDPKSIGVGQYQHDVNQVQLARSLNSVVEDCVNAVGVDVNTASVSLLKQVSGLTPSVSENIVAYRDANGPFSNREQLKKVPRLGEKAYEQAAGFLRIMNGDNPLDASAVHPESYPVVNAIIEDTGKSIRDLIGQSSFLRGLKAANYTDEHFGLPTVTDILQELEKPGRDPRPEFKSVQFKEGVEKITDLQEGMRLDGVVTNVANFGAFVDIGVHQDGLVHISHLSDTFVKDPRDVVKTGDMVTVKVLEVDVARQRISLSMKKSTETGEVRKADKARNSHAKKTKPQPAAQNAMANAFAQALKK, from the coding sequence ATGGACGTTATTCAACGCATCGCCGAAGAACTTTCCGTTTCCACTAAACAAGTCAACGCCGCCGTAACCCTACTCGATGAAGGCTCGACCGTCCCCTTCATCGCCCGTTATCGCAAGGAAGTGACCGGCGGACTGGATGATTCCCAATTGCGCTTATTGCAAGAACGGCTGATTTACTTGCGCGAATTAAACGATCGCCGCGAAACCATCCTCAACAGTATCCGTTCGCAAGGCAAGCTGACCGAAGACCTGGAACGGGCGATCCTGACCGCCGACAGCAAGACTCTGCTGGAGGACCTGTATCTGCCTTACAAACCGAAACGCCGCACCAAGGCGCAGATCGCTCGCGAAGCCGGCTTGGAGCCCTTGGCCGATGCATTATTGGAAGACCGATCATTGATTCCGGAACAGGCTGCCGAAGCCTATATCGATGAGAACAAGGGGGTAGCCGATGTCGCCGCCGCCCTCGACGGCGCCCGTCAGATCATCATGGAACGGATTTCCGAGGACGCCGAGTTGCTGCAAGAACTGCGCGAACGCATCTGGAGCAACGGCATCCTGCATGCCACCGTGGTCAAGGACAAGGAAGCGGAAGCCGCCAAATTTAGGGATTATTTCGATTATCAGGAAGCGATCGACAAGATCCCGTCGCACCGGGCGCTAGCACTGTTTCGCGGCCGCAACGAGGACTTGTTGTCTTTGACCTTGAAACCGGCCGCCGAAGACCAGGAAGAGCATCAACGCTGCGCGCAACTGGTCGCGCGCCATATTAATGTCGGCGACACCGGCCGACCGGCCGATGCCTGGCTGGCGGAAACGGCCCGCTTCGCCTGGAAGATCAAGCTGTTCACCCGCATCGACCTGGACCTGAAACTGCGTTTGCGGGAAGCGGCCGAACTGGAAGCGATACGCGTGTTCGCCAGCAATCTGCGCGATTTACTGTTGGCCGCCCCGGCCGGACCGAAAGCGACGCTAGGCCTGGACCCCGGCATTCGCACCGGCGTCAAGGTCGCCGTGGTCGACCCGACCGGCAAATTGCTGGCGACCGACACGATTTATCCGCATGCACCGAAAAACCAATGGGATCAATCGATCGCGACCTTGGCCAAGCTGATCGCCCAACATCAGGTCGAGTTGGTCAGTATCGGCAACGGCACCGGTTCGCGCGAAACCGATCAATTGGTCGCCGACCTGATGAAACTACACAAGGAATTGAAATTCAGCAAAATCATGGTCTCGGAGGCGGGAGCCTCGGTATATTCCGCCTCGGAACAGGCCGCCCGGGAATTTCCCGACCTTGACGTCTCGCTACGCGGCGCCGTCTCGATCGCCCGCCGCCTGCAGGACCCGCTCGCCGAACTGGTCAAGATCGACCCCAAATCGATCGGTGTCGGCCAATATCAGCACGACGTCAACCAGGTGCAACTGGCACGCAGCCTGAACAGCGTGGTCGAGGACTGCGTAAATGCCGTCGGCGTCGATGTCAACACCGCCTCCGTCTCCTTGTTGAAACAGGTGTCTGGCTTGACGCCCAGCGTCAGTGAAAACATCGTCGCCTATCGCGATGCCAATGGCCCATTCAGCAACCGTGAACAATTGAAGAAAGTACCGCGCCTGGGCGAAAAAGCCTATGAGCAAGCCGCGGGCTTTCTCCGCATCATGAACGGCGACAATCCTTTGGATGCCTCGGCCGTGCACCCGGAATCCTACCCCGTCGTCAATGCGATCATCGAGGATACCGGCAAGTCGATCCGCGACCTGATCGGCCAAAGCAGCTTCCTTAGGGGGCTTAAGGCAGCCAATTACACTGATGAACATTTCGGCTTGCCAACCGTGACCGACATTTTGCAGGAACTGGAAAAACCGGGCCGCGACCCGCGCCCTGAATTCAAAAGCGTGCAGTTCAAGGAAGGCGTGGAAAAAATCACTGATTTGCAGGAAGGCATGAGGCTCGACGGCGTTGTCACCAATGTCGCCAACTTCGGCGCCTTCGTCGACATCGGCGTGCATCAGGACGGCCTGGTACATATTTCGCACTTGTCAGACACTTTCGTCAAGGATCCGCGTGACGTAGTCAAGACCGGCGACATGGTCACGGTCAAGGTGCTGGAAGTCGACGTCGCCAGGCAGCGCATTTCCTTGTCGATGAAGAAAAGCACCGAAACAGGGGAGGTCCGCAAGGCGGACAAGGCAAGAAATAGTCATGCCAAGAAAACAAAACCGCAACCTGCCGCACAAAATGCGATGGCCAATGCCTTTGCCCAGGCACTAAAAAAGTAA